The genomic window CGGCCGGGTAGTTATCTGTTGCCGGGATGGGCGTTATGAAAGTCTTGTCGGGGCAATCGGGGGTAGAACTTTAATCCAGGTATGGAATAACGAGGCAGCCCAGGAATTCCGCAGGAGATTCTTGGAAGAAGATACCAAACCCTACCCCTGTTCTCTATGCGAATGTAGGCCGAAAAATAATAGTATCACTGTGGGTGAAAAATGCAGTTGCCGGAATTGAATTACAAATTTAAACGATAATGAGGTCCGGGCAATCAGAAAACAAGGCGCTTAACGAAAAAGAATATGTTGCCCGAAAAGACATTCTGCAATCCGGTCCTAGCAACATAATTTTATGCTCAACTTATAAATGTAATATGAGTTGTATTTTTTGCTTGGGGAGAGGTCAAGACCCCGATTTCAACTGCGATATTTATAAAAAAATTTTCGAAAATAAATTACGCCGGTTTTTAGAAAATGCTACGGATATCTGTTTTACGGGATGGGGAGAATTCCTATTATGGCCCGGGGCAGCGGACTTCTTAGGTTATCTTAACGAGCATTTCCCCGAAGCAAACAAGATTCTTACCACTAACGGCACCCCCTTGTCGGAAGCCATGGCGAGCAAGATGATAATCGGAAATTATACGGTACAGGTCTCCTTACATACATCTGATGCGCTTATCCATAGGTCGCTTACGCAGTCTGATTTTTTTGAGCAGATTGTCATGAATCTGGACAATTTGATTCTGCTAAGAAACGAGAACAGTTGCCATTCAAAATTATGGATAGTCTTGATGTTCCTTGTAACCTCATTAAATATTGAAAATTTACCTGATTTTGTGGATTTTGCAGGATTGCGCGGGGTAAACGAGGTATTTTGTAACTATATAACTATTTTTTTGCCTGAGCAGATTGGGTTGTCATGTTTTTTCTCGCCCCAGAACACTAACCGGATATTTGATGAAGCGCAAAAGAGGGCTCAAAGATATAATATGCGTTTAAATCTGCCTCCTCGGTTTGGCCTAACAGACGGCATGCAGCGAGAAAGCGTATGCCAAGACCCCTGGAACACTGTTTTTATAGACGGGTTAGGGAATATCCACCCCTGCTGTTTTTCCGGCAGACCTATAGGCAATATTAACATGGATGATTTTGGGGCGATATGGAATGGAGAAAATTACAGGGAATTGCGCAATTGTTTAACCGAGAATAGGTCACATGAAAGATGTAAAAATTGCTATAAGTTTTCTCCGGTAAACGTTAACGATATAAAGTCACACGTTACCTTTCGCGACATTCGCGCCAAAGAAGATATTTTTAGAAGATTAAACCTAGAAGCTTAATTTTAATATAAGAGTTAAAGTTGAAAAAGGCACCCCCCATAGATTTATATAAGATGCTTAATGGCAGAGAGATAAAATTTGATTGTTGTTATTTCAATGGTGCCAAGCCATGTCAATTCAGCTCCGTATGTAATAGTTGCGATTCCTATCGCCCAATGGGGAAAAGAATACTGGTTATAAAACTAGCTTCTGCGGGAGATGTTTTAAGGACTACAGCTTTATTGCCTGCTTTAAAAGTGAAATTCCCGGACAGTTATGTAACCTGGCTTACTAAAGAACCTGCCAATGAGCTATTAGAATTAAGCCCTTATATAGACCGTATCCTTACATACGGGTTAGAATCCGCAACTTTGCTACAGGTTGAAAGCTTCGATCTGGTTATTTCTTTGGATAAGGCTTCCGAGGCAGCCTCTCTGGCCGAACTAGTTAAAGCGGCAGCGAAGTGCGGATACGGCTTAAATGAAAAAGGGAAAATCTACCCTTTTAACAAAAAAGCCGAATACTCTTTCCTGCTTGGTTTAGATAATGAATTGAAGTTTTCCATCAATAAAAAAACTTATCAGGAGATTATGTTTGAGGCGGTCGGGTTGCCTTATAATAATGAACGATACGAATTAAGACTAGGCCCCCGGGAATTAGATTTTGCAGCGGAATTTTTTAAAAGACAAAATCTCAGTAGCAGCGATTTTATAATTGGGATAAATACAGGGGCAGGGAAAATCTTCGCCAATAAAAGTTTGAAGCCGGCGAGGATAGTCGAATTAATAGGCTTGCTATATGAACGGTTGAATACGAATATAAAGATATTATTATTAGGGGGCCCCCTTGAAAAAGATATTAATGGAACCATATTAAAAAAATTGACAGATCATAAAATAATAGATAGCGGTCATGAAAATACTATCCGTGAATTCTGCTCTTTGGTTAATCTTTGTTCCGCCGTTATCAGCGCTGATACCCTGGCGTTGCATATAGCCGTCGCCCTTAATAAGGCAGCCATAGCGTTGTTCGGTCCTACCTGCCCCCAAGAGATAGACCTCTATAACCGCGGCCGCAAAATAATTACAAAATCAGAATGCGCCCCTTGCTATAAGAATATATGCGATAAGAACGTCACATGCATGGACAGGATAGACCTTAATGAAGTTGTGGGAGCGATAAAAGAGTTGGAGCCGATTTGTTCTAAAGGCCATGAGAGATATTGAGATATCAGTGGTTATGCCGGTAAAAAACGGAGAAAAGCGCCTCGCAACGGTATTGGACTCCGTATTTGCTCAGGAGATTGATGTCGGATTTGAGGTTATCATTGTGGATTCGGGATCAAATGATACCAGCCTAGAGATAATAAAAAAATATCCGGTTGAGGTCTACCATATTCCCGAGCATAAATTCAACCATGGGCTTACGCGTAATTATCTTATATCCAAAAGCCGAGGGGAGTTTATAGTTTTGCTTACCCAGGATGCCGTACCCCGCGATAATTATTGGATGAAAAAGCTCGTAGATGAACTAAAACAGGATAGCATGGTAGCCGGGGTTTATTCCAGACAGATTCCTCACCGCGATGCGAGCATAATTACCCGCATGAGGTCGCAAAGATTTTATGCAGCTTCCGGGGAGAGAAGAGAGAGTTGTATTAGAACGCGGGGGGATTACGACAATCTATCTGCGAACCAAAAACACAAATTCTGTAACTTTGAAAACGTCTCTTCCTGCATCAGGAAAGCAGTCTGGAAAAAGTATCCCTTTCCCAAAACAGACTTTGCCGAAGACCTGCTCTGGTCAAAAACAGTTTTAGAAAACGGCTTTAAGGTTATCTATAAGCCGGAATCCGTGGTTTATCATTCACACGATTTTTCAGCATGGGGATGGTATAGAAGGAATCTTATAAATTATAGCGCCCTCCACGCAATTTTTGGGATGAATACAGCAGAGAGTTTGCGTAAATTGCCAAAAATATTTTTCTTTTATGCACTAAGAGATTTATGCCAGCTTATTAAGGAAGGAGGGTGCCCCAGGAATATCATTTCAAATATCCACCTAATTCCTATTTTTTCCTTCACGGGGGTACTAGGGCAGCACTTAGGTATAAAAAATTCTAAGCGTCGAAGGTGACTCTCGTATGAAGATATTGCAGGTAGTACATAGTTTGCCTTTTCTAACTCAGGCGGGCACGGAGATATATGCATACGAGCTGTCTCTGCGCCTGGCCGGAAAGCACGAAGTTTATTTATTCTCCAGAAAATCTGATATCAGGCAAGAGGAGTACCTGGTTACAGATAAGAAACACAATCAGGTGAGCATCTGTCTGCTGAATAATACGTTTAGAGAATGCACGTCATTCGAATATTATTATGCCAATAAGAAGATAGACATTCAATTTGCGCTTTTTCTCGATAAGGTCAAACCAGATATAGTGCATATTCACCACCTTATATTTTTATCGGTGGGCATGATACAGGAAATAAATAAAAGGAAGATACCCGTTGTTTTTACGCTACACGATTATTGGCTCATGTGTCCGGGCTGGCACCTTTTAAAAAAAGACTGCCGTCCATGCACAAAGGCTCAATATGGAAAGTTCGATGAGGAATGCATAATTTGTTTAAATGATTTACTTGCTGTCAAAAAAACAGCCAAGAGGACCTATCTTATTATTAGAAGTATTACCCCGAAGTTTCTTTCCGATTATCTCAGAAGAAAATACTTTCAATTCATACCAAGGATGCCTGGCGATAACGCCGCCTTGATTAGGCTCGAGGAACGGCGCCACAAAATTCGCGGTCTCTTGGATAGGATAGACATGTTTATCGTT from Patescibacteria group bacterium includes these protein-coding regions:
- a CDS encoding glycosyltransferase family 2 protein, whose amino-acid sequence is MRDIEISVVMPVKNGEKRLATVLDSVFAQEIDVGFEVIIVDSGSNDTSLEIIKKYPVEVYHIPEHKFNHGLTRNYLISKSRGEFIVLLTQDAVPRDNYWMKKLVDELKQDSMVAGVYSRQIPHRDASIITRMRSQRFYAASGERRESCIRTRGDYDNLSANQKHKFCNFENVSSCIRKAVWKKYPFPKTDFAEDLLWSKTVLENGFKVIYKPESVVYHSHDFSAWGWYRRNLINYSALHAIFGMNTAESLRKLPKIFFFYALRDLCQLIKEGGCPRNIISNIHLIPIFSFTGVLGQHLGIKNSKRRR
- a CDS encoding glycosyltransferase family 9 protein, with product MKKAPPIDLYKMLNGREIKFDCCYFNGAKPCQFSSVCNSCDSYRPMGKRILVIKLASAGDVLRTTALLPALKVKFPDSYVTWLTKEPANELLELSPYIDRILTYGLESATLLQVESFDLVISLDKASEAASLAELVKAAAKCGYGLNEKGKIYPFNKKAEYSFLLGLDNELKFSINKKTYQEIMFEAVGLPYNNERYELRLGPRELDFAAEFFKRQNLSSSDFIIGINTGAGKIFANKSLKPARIVELIGLLYERLNTNIKILLLGGPLEKDINGTILKKLTDHKIIDSGHENTIREFCSLVNLCSAVISADTLALHIAVALNKAAIALFGPTCPQEIDLYNRGRKIITKSECAPCYKNICDKNVTCMDRIDLNEVVGAIKELEPICSKGHERY
- a CDS encoding radical SAM protein, coding for MRSGQSENKALNEKEYVARKDILQSGPSNIILCSTYKCNMSCIFCLGRGQDPDFNCDIYKKIFENKLRRFLENATDICFTGWGEFLLWPGAADFLGYLNEHFPEANKILTTNGTPLSEAMASKMIIGNYTVQVSLHTSDALIHRSLTQSDFFEQIVMNLDNLILLRNENSCHSKLWIVLMFLVTSLNIENLPDFVDFAGLRGVNEVFCNYITIFLPEQIGLSCFFSPQNTNRIFDEAQKRAQRYNMRLNLPPRFGLTDGMQRESVCQDPWNTVFIDGLGNIHPCCFSGRPIGNINMDDFGAIWNGENYRELRNCLTENRSHERCKNCYKFSPVNVNDIKSHVTFRDIRAKEDIFRRLNLEA
- a CDS encoding glycosyltransferase family 4 protein; this translates as MKILQVVHSLPFLTQAGTEIYAYELSLRLAGKHEVYLFSRKSDIRQEEYLVTDKKHNQVSICLLNNTFRECTSFEYYYANKKIDIQFALFLDKVKPDIVHIHHLIFLSVGMIQEINKRKIPVVFTLHDYWLMCPGWHLLKKDCRPCTKAQYGKFDEECIICLNDLLAVKKTAKRTYLIIRSITPKFLSDYLRRKYFQFIPRMPGDNAALIRLEERRHKIRGLLDRIDMFIVPSRYARDRFMEFGISQRRMRILSSGVDAGLFEVTDKIPSRKLRFGFIGTLLPAKGIHVLLEAFHKVKGEAELKIYGKLKQYIGFEYYLPYLKRIAKDKRIRFMGEFKHAESQKIFKELDVLAVPSIWNENAPLVIQEAFASKTPVIASRIGGIPELVSDGVDGILFQPGDIEGLYHKMQLLVSQPDIIDKLKRNISQVKNISDHAKEIEEIYSGLLTAKSYLS